TGCTTGTCCCAGGTGACGTCCGGGTACTTCGCAGCCATCAATGCAGTGCGCTCGTCCCAGTACGGCATGCTGATGGAAATGCCGTTGGACTTGGTCGCCGCCGTCAGGCGTTTGCGCGGCCGGGTCTGGGCCAGGTCGAAGGCGAACTTGAGAATCCGGTCCACGCCGCGTCGGGTAAACACCGACTCTTGCAGCACGAACTCATGTTCGGTGCCTTCGAACATCTTGCCGCCGACCGACGAATACTCGCCTTCGGTATTTTCCCGGATCACCACAAAATCGATGTCCCCGGCTTCGCGCCCGGCCAGCGGACAGGGCACACCGGGAAACAGCCGCACCGGGCGGATGTTCACGTATTGGTCGAAGTCACGGCGAAACTTCAGCAGCGAACCCCACAGGGAAATGTGATCCGGCACTTTGTCCGGCCAGCCCACGGCGCCAAAGTAAATCGCGTCGAAGCCCTTGAGTTGCTCGAACCAGTCGGCGGGCATCATCTGCCCGTGTTCCAGGTAGTAGTCGCAATGCGCCCAGTCGAGAACCTCAATGCTCAAATCCAGTTGCCACTTCTTCGCGGCTTGTTCCAGTACCCGCAGCCCTTCCGGCAAGACTTCCTTGCCGATGCCATCGCCGGCAATCGCGGCGATTCTGAATGGTTTGCTCATCAATCGTGGCTCCTCAATATCTGTTCCAACGGTGACCGGATCACAGCCCACCGATGTGGAAGGCTTTGACTTCAAGGTATTCATCCAGGCCGTACTTGCTGCCTTCGCGACCCAGGCCCGATTGCTTGATACCGCCGAAGGGGGCGACTTCCATGGAAATGAGCCCGGTGTTGAGACCAATCATGCCGAACTCCAGCGCCTCGCCAAACCGCCATGAACGGCGCAAGTCCTGGGTGAAGAAATAGGCGCCCAAGCCATACGGCGTGGCATTTGCCAAGGCCAGCGCCTCTTCCTCAGTGGTAAAACGCATCAGCGGTGCAACTGGGCCGAAGGTTTCTTCGCTGGCCAGCAACATCCCGGCATGGGCTTCAGCGAGCACTGTCGGTTGGACGAACTGGCTGTCACCCTCGGGGATACCACCACAGAGCAGACGGGCTCCCTGGCTCAAGGCATCGTCGATATGTCGGGCGACCTTGCTCACCGCTGCGGCATTGATCAGTGGGCCGATGGTGACATCGGCGTCCAGGCCATTGCCGACCTTGAGCTTGCCCACCTCCTCCACCAAACGCTGGGCGAAGCGCTCGTAGATTCCGTCCTGCACCAGAATCCGGTTGGCGCAGACGCAGGTTTGCCCGGCGTTGCGAAACTTGCTGAGCATGATGCCGGCCACTGTCTGCTCAAGGTCAGCGTCGTCGAACACAATGAACGGCGCGTTACCGCCCAGTTCCAGGCTCAAGCGCTTGATGTGTTCGGCGCTCTGGCGCATCAGCAGTCGACCGACAGCGGTGGAACCGGTGAAGGAGATTTTGCGCACTGTCGGGTTGCCGGTCAGTTCTTCGCCGATGCCGGCGGGCATGCCGGTCACTACGTTGAACACCCCGACCGGAATGCCGACCCGTTCGGCGAGTACTGCCAGAGCCAGCGCCGACAGCGGGGTCAGGTCCGAGGGTTTGACAATGACCGGGCAGCCCGCCGCCAGGGCTGGTGCGCATTTACGGGTGATCATCGCGTTG
This genomic stretch from Pseudomonas wuhanensis harbors:
- a CDS encoding tartrate dehydrogenase; the encoded protein is MSKPFRIAAIAGDGIGKEVLPEGLRVLEQAAKKWQLDLSIEVLDWAHCDYYLEHGQMMPADWFEQLKGFDAIYFGAVGWPDKVPDHISLWGSLLKFRRDFDQYVNIRPVRLFPGVPCPLAGREAGDIDFVVIRENTEGEYSSVGGKMFEGTEHEFVLQESVFTRRGVDRILKFAFDLAQTRPRKRLTAATKSNGISISMPYWDERTALMAAKYPDVTWDKQHIDILCARFVLQPDRFDVVVASNLFGDILSDLGPACAGTIGIAPSANLDPERRFPSLFEPVHGSAPDIYGQNIANPIAMIWSGALMLDFLGNGDERYRAAHDGILQAIEQVIAEGPITPDLGGQGSTQDVGRAIAALL
- a CDS encoding NAD-dependent succinate-semialdehyde dehydrogenase, giving the protein MLKNRLKDPSLLVELAYIDGQWIGADNAATLDVIDPASGQLLARVPAMQGSETRRAIEAADRAWPAWRARPAAERAALLERWYQAMIDNLDDLALIMTCEQGKPLNEAKGEIRYGAGFVKWFAEEARRVYGETIPAPSGDRRLLTLKQPVGVCAAITPWNFPNAMITRKCAPALAAGCPVIVKPSDLTPLSALALAVLAERVGIPVGVFNVVTGMPAGIGEELTGNPTVRKISFTGSTAVGRLLMRQSAEHIKRLSLELGGNAPFIVFDDADLEQTVAGIMLSKFRNAGQTCVCANRILVQDGIYERFAQRLVEEVGKLKVGNGLDADVTIGPLINAAAVSKVARHIDDALSQGARLLCGGIPEGDSQFVQPTVLAEAHAGMLLASEETFGPVAPLMRFTTEEEALALANATPYGLGAYFFTQDLRRSWRFGEALEFGMIGLNTGLISMEVAPFGGIKQSGLGREGSKYGLDEYLEVKAFHIGGL